The nucleotide window GATCATTTAACGTCTTATGATATGTACTTACAAATGCATATACACTGTCACTAATACCCGCGGGTGTTGCTTCCTCGATTGGTGCCGATGCTGTTTCTTTCTTGATACCGATTTGTTTCTTATCCATAATATACGGCGCACCAAAATAACCGATGGCACCAGCACCGCATATAATGACAAACCAGATGATTCCCCAAAGAAGCTTTCCCTTCATGTTAAAACCTCTCCCTTATGTAACATGGATCAGATAGCGAATCTATTCGCCTCACACCCTATTTTTATTCTTATATTCTATCATAACGTTGCAGAGAAAAAACTTTATTTTTTAAATTTTGGAAAAGTTAATACCCATACCATACATTCGCAAACATACTTATATATTTAAAATTATGAAAATTTTTATTGTATTTCTTCATGAAACCGTGTACAATAATATCATGACACAAACGGGGCATTAGCTCAGCTGGGAGAGCGCTACGCTGGCAGCGTAGAGGTCAGGGGTTCGAGCCCCCTATGCTCCATACTTTCAAAGAGGTCAAAATCCTTGATATATAAGGGTTTTGGCTTTTTTTATTTCTTTACACGCCGCGCTGATCTGTCTGCATTTTAAAAATCTGCACAAAATCTGCACGTCTCTATTTCATTTTTTATTCATTGTGTAGAAAGCCTGCTAATATCTCTGATGTTTGCTTCTGCACTTCTTCATCCGTGTGTGTATAATAATCTAGCGTAATCTGTACGCGGGAATGCCCCAAACGATCAGCTACTACCTTAGCATTTACCCCTGCCTTCATTAAGATTGTCGCATGTGTATGACGCAATCCATGGAGGGATATTTTCTTAACCTGTAATTTTTCAACTATCTTTCTAAATTGCCTGCTAAAATTATCAGGATCCATAATATTTCCATTCTCCGAAGGGAACACAAGGTCTAATGGATTGAAGCCTTCCCCATAATAATCCTTTATACTCTCTTGTACAGCTTTATGTTGGCGCAACACATTGATTACATAATCAGCAAGAGGTATTGTCCTATTAGAGTTTTCCGTTTTGGTTGGTCCTATTTTTAGCCCTTCTCCTTTTACTCGATAAACACTCTTGTCAATTCTTATCGTTCCATTTTCCCAATCTAAATCTTTCCATATAAGAGCCAATAACTCTCCGCGCCGAAGGCCTGTATTGATGCTTAAGATATACGGAACAGTAACACCTCTCTCTGAAGCCATAAGAAGAAAAGCATTAATCTCTTCTTTTCCCCAAGTTTTATCAGTCTTATTTCCACTCTTCACAGACGGTTTTTTTATACCTTTAATAGGGTTTTCTTTTATTAATTTCCAATCAACAGCGGTATCAAATGCTTGGTTAAGCAGGGAATATAAATTTTTAATGTAAGCGGCGCTACAACCATCATTTGCTTGATCAGCAATAAACTTTGCCATCAATTGTTTCGTCATGCCTTTTAGGGGTCGTTTTTTAAAGTATGGGATTACCCTCTTCTCAATCATATACTTACGACTTTCTGCTGTACTTACATGAACTTGTGTTTTATAGATTGTCTCAAACCATTCTGTAATAAATCCTTCAAAAAGCTGATCTGAAGGCTCAAAGTAACTGCCCTCATTGACATGATTTTTTATCTCAATGAACGCCTTTTTTGCTTCTGCTTTGTTTTTATACGGTCCAAAACTTTTTTGTGTTCGTTTACCTGTAACAGGATCTTTTCCTACATCTGTCCGAAAATAAAACCCTTTCTTCCCATGTTTCAGTATCTTATCAAAGTCCATACTTACACCTGCACTTTCTATAATTAGATTGTGTAAGCTGTGGTCCTTATAAGTTTACCATATAGTGATTTGGCACAGAAGTAACCTATACTAACGTATTCGTAAAAAATGCTTATTAAACACCTTTCAAAATGATCTCTCACACCGAAAAAATTTCATTTTTCTTATATTAAATAGTAGATAATTTTCAAGCGCTATATTGCAAAGATAACTATTTGTAGTTATACCCGCATGTCCCTCTATGCGATGTCACTATTTCCTCTCTTTTAAAAAACCCCTTCCACCAAATTTCATAGTTATTTTTAGATTATTAGTTATTGCTTTCTATGTTTCTTAATGGTTATGTTGATGACCACTTAATACAGCAAGGAGCATAGTTAGTATGAGAATTAAAGCATTCGCCACAGGTATAGACAAAGTTATATACACAGGCGCTTTAAAAGACGTATCAAAGCAACGCAGTGATGATAGACGAGTAGTAGGCATAAAGCGTCTAAATATTAATGGTGGAGATACTAAAACATTAAGCAAAGCTGCTACGGTGCAATACGGAGAGTTTGAAGAAAATGTTCAAGTGCGCACTTTGCCGTTCTTTAATAAGTTAATAAAGTATAAGCGTAACAATCAAATTAAGAGTACATTTAAATATAATAACAAAAGAAAAAAAGGATTTCGGTTCGGCAAATTAAGTTATGAACAAAAGTATGTTCTAACGAGATCTTTTGGAGAGTTCTACACTCCATATACTAAGGATATATTCGCGCATCTTCCTGTCAGATATGAGTTTAATCCTAATAAAGCCATGCGTAACATTGATGCATTCCTTCCATTTTTTAATGAATTTGTTGCTACCATGCAAGATCTTATAATCTCTGAAATGCACATCAATTTTGATTTTGATCAAGATCTGTCAAAGTATCATACAATTTGTATTAATACGAACAGACAGTACAATAATCAATATGAGAATACAACTTATTACGGATTCCAACAAAATTCCCCTATACGTCATGCAATTTACGATAAAGTTAAAGAAATGTGTAATAAGGGAAAGAACATAGAATCTTTATTTCAGAACTACTATCGCTATGAATTAAGACTCCGTTCAAAATCTAGCGTTAAAAGATTTCTAGAAGATGAGAAGTTTAGAAGAAAAACCCTTTCTGAAATTGTCTTTATTAAGAATATCCCTTCTTTAGACGATATTCAAACGCGCGGTAAATGTACAAAGTATCGGGCCCAACAAGTATTGAATATAATAAACGGGAACTTAACTCTTTCAGAACTTGATAAACGAGCCAAAAAAATAGTTGCTGAAATTCTTCAGCAACTTAACGAAATAGAACTATCAATCAACATAAATAATCTAACCCCTTACTTTGATGTATGCAAGGGAGAAACATTAAAAAAAGAATTGCTGCCTAACTCGTTATTAGGGGAAACCATGGTACAAACAACACATCAACCATCTGGATCAGAATTGGTTGAAACTCCACGTGCTCAAATCAATAGCACAAATACCTTTCTACTTAACACCTCAACAAATAAGGACTGTATACATTTAATAACGCCTTATTCCTTAGAGACGTTGCAAATTATTAATTCAAGTAGATATCTTTTGTCCTTAGGTGGAGAAAAAAAGGTACATTTTTTAATTTATAGATATTGTAATAGTTGCATTACCTTTACAGTTAGTTATGTAGCTACTTACCACAAAAAATTGCTTATTAGTTATGATGATCCTTGATCATATGTTATGCAGTTTGGATTGTCAACACTAAACTAGACAGTTTTGTTAAGGTGTGTCCTCTTATATCCCATCGGGCTCATGTAATCTAATGTCTCATGAATTCTAATATGATTAAACCAATGGACATAATCTCGTAACTCTCTCTCCAAGTCTGCTAAGCTCTTAAAACGCTGCCCTTTGACAAACTCCGTTTTGATGATTTTGAAAGTAGCCTCAGCTACGGCATTGTCATATGGGCAACCCTTCATGTGCAGAGAACGCCGAATTTGAAACGTTTCTAGCACTTCATCAATGAGTTTATTTTTAAACTCGCTGCCACGATCTGTATGAAACATTTGAATGTGGCGCAAGTCCTTTTGAATCGATGCAAACGCCTTATAAACCAAGGGTGCGTCCTTTTGTGCACCAGCACTGTAACCGATGATTTCTCGGTTAAAGAGGTCGACAAATACACATACGTAATGCCATTTTTGATTGACTCTTACATATGTTAAATCGCTTACGACAGTTGTTAGCTCCTCTTCTTGTTGAAATTCTCGGTTAAGTTCATTCACCTGTTCTGACTCGTTACACGGCTTGGGTTGCGGTTTAAATTGTGCAACCGTGTAACTGGAGACAAGGCCTTGTTCCTTCATAATTCGACCAATTCTCCGCCAGGAAACAGAGTGTCCTTGTTTTTTCAGCTCTACCTTCATTTTTCGTGTGCCATAGTTTTCTCGGCTTTGACGAAAGATCTCAATGATGGCCGATGTTACATCGTCTTCTGACTTGCGCTCTTTTGCCTCATAATAATAGGTACTTCTTTGTATTTGTAGGACTTTGCACATTGCTGATACCCTCGTATTTGTGTTGATTATTCTTGATAAAAATTACTTTCGTCCTCGTATCAGCGCTGCTTGCTTTAAAATGTCATTTTCCATTTCAAGCTGTTTCACTTGTTTACGTAATTTGATGAGCTCTGCTTGTTCCTCTGTCAGGTTATCTTTTTTCTTGAAAGATCTGACCACTTGACTACGATAGATTCATTTATCTAAAGAAGATGGTGTCAAATTATACTCACGAATGATATCTTTTCTAGGCTTTCCACTTAGATACAGTTGAACGATTTGGTGCTTAAACTCGTCTGTAAACGTTCGTCTTTCTCGTTTGGTCACTGTAGATTCTCCTCAATTTGATGTTAGACTAGAGTGTAGACACAGATTATAATAAGAGAGAAATTGAGGATGAGGTGTCTACATGAAACGATATGATGAAGACTTTAAGAAACAAACGGTGCAGTACCTGGTTTCGGAGGGGAAGAGTGTAGCCCAAGTGGCCCGGGAACTGAAGATCAGCGTGGATACCCTGCATGGCTGGAAAAAGAAATATACCAAGGAACCAGAGATTCAGA belongs to Ectobacillus sp. JY-23 and includes:
- a CDS encoding tyrosine-type recombinase/integrase — protein: MDFDKILKHGKKGFYFRTDVGKDPVTGKRTQKSFGPYKNKAEAKKAFIEIKNHVNEGSYFEPSDQLFEGFITEWFETIYKTQVHVSTAESRKYMIEKRVIPYFKKRPLKGMTKQLMAKFIADQANDGCSAAYIKNLYSLLNQAFDTAVDWKLIKENPIKGIKKPSVKSGNKTDKTWGKEEINAFLLMASERGVTVPYILSINTGLRRGELLALIWKDLDWENGTIRIDKSVYRVKGEGLKIGPTKTENSNRTIPLADYVINVLRQHKAVQESIKDYYGEGFNPLDLVFPSENGNIMDPDNFSRQFRKIVEKLQVKKISLHGLRHTHATILMKAGVNAKVVADRLGHSRVQITLDYYTHTDEEVQKQTSEILAGFLHNE